One part of the Eucalyptus grandis isolate ANBG69807.140 chromosome 10, ASM1654582v1, whole genome shotgun sequence genome encodes these proteins:
- the LOC104423726 gene encoding transcription factor MYB114-like translates to MQKGSSFGLRKGSWTEEEGVLLRSSVQRYGEGEWHRVPQRAGLNRCRKSCRLRWLNYLKPNFKRGKFQDDEVDMIIRLHKLLGNRWSLIARRLPGRTANDVKNYWNTHLRKLMTCQGKPENEKPQDLVKVEVIRPRPRNISKNFSSLGVEAYRELNKSREPRVHDVPPNRSPWIDDDFQLRSETTEAWLDCWSGLSFDAESIWDWAG, encoded by the exons atgCAGAAAGGATCGTCGTTCGGATTGAGGAAAGGTTCGTGGACGGAAGAGGAAGGTGTTCTCTTGAGGAGCAGTGTCCAGAGGTACGGAGAAGGAGAGTGGCATCGAGTTCCTCAGAGAGCAG GTTTGAATAGGTGCAGGAAGAGCTGTAGATTGAGGTGGTTGAACTATCTGAAGCCCAACTTTAAGAGAGGGAAATTCCAAGATGATGAGGTCGATATGATCATCAGGCTTCACAAACTTCTTGGGAACAG GTGGTCCCTAATTGCTCGGAGACTCCCGGGTCGAACTGCGAATGACGTGAAGAACTATTGGAACACCCATCTACGGAAATTGATGACTTGCCAAGGGAAGCCGGAGAACGAGAAACCCCAAGATTTGGTAAAAGTTGAAGTCATAAGGCCTCGCCCTCGGAACATCTCCAAGAACTTCTCTTCCTTGGGGGTCGAAGCCTATAGGGAGCTGAACAAGTCCCGGGAGCCGCGCGTCCACGACGTGCCTCCAAACAGAAGCCCCTGGATCGATGATGACTTTCAGCTGCGTTCGGAGACGACGGAGGCATGGTTGGATTGTTGGAGCGGACTCTCCTTCGATGCAGAAAGCATCTGGGACTGGGCGGGGTGA